From the Priestia koreensis genome, one window contains:
- a CDS encoding response regulator, with translation MNSKYQQMFLNNLQEKWEEFQEQQWNVDADEVVHFFHQIAGTAGTIGLEEVSKVAADKLRKVEKDPESIHFKKSVEWLLHVGNGTQTDVSSSINISTVQTRQRGVLFLVDEDPLCLLYMRESLEHIGYHVVALTDPATAFEQFYDIEPDCILLDMQSNREHTFAAISQYLEVMNQHFVPIILMSYDDSKENRLSAYQSGADDFIVKNIEVDELAFRISRHVQKKTMINRYRYMDELTKVYNKSYTEVAYNQFHYDLDQHDMSFCMALVTIDQFKEVNERYGHLKGDQLLITTADFLSGYMNGNEVIIRHDGASFLLFLREKYAKGAQQRVKQIINDFSDLWVEGISEEIILSMSSGLIKLEEKEKQLASALESVTKALAHAKHQGGNQLVVAGDHLGTIQKKINIAIVDDDEILRNILVRLITKIFAEKDYDVQVEAFREGLSFLASDSYQQDVPCLVILDRMLPRLDGLSVLKRLKENSLFNTYVLMLTNRKNEEDIILALQSGADDYLTKPFKYEDLESRVAMLVKRMV, from the coding sequence ATGAATTCAAAATATCAACAAATGTTTCTAAACAACCTTCAAGAAAAATGGGAGGAGTTCCAAGAGCAGCAGTGGAATGTTGACGCTGATGAGGTCGTCCACTTTTTTCATCAAATTGCTGGCACAGCAGGAACGATCGGATTAGAAGAAGTAAGTAAAGTTGCAGCGGATAAGTTGAGGAAGGTTGAAAAAGACCCAGAAAGCATTCACTTCAAAAAAAGCGTAGAGTGGCTTCTTCATGTTGGAAATGGTACACAAACTGATGTGTCTTCATCAATCAACATCTCGACGGTTCAAACGAGACAAAGAGGGGTGCTGTTTTTAGTAGATGAAGATCCACTCTGTTTGCTTTATATGAGAGAGTCACTCGAGCATATTGGGTATCATGTAGTCGCGCTAACAGACCCTGCTACGGCTTTTGAACAATTTTACGACATAGAGCCGGATTGCATCCTGTTAGACATGCAGTCTAACAGGGAGCATACGTTTGCAGCGATTTCTCAGTATTTAGAAGTGATGAATCAGCATTTTGTTCCCATCATATTAATGAGCTATGACGATTCGAAAGAAAATCGTCTATCGGCTTATCAATCAGGTGCGGATGATTTTATTGTAAAAAACATCGAGGTCGATGAACTTGCTTTTCGTATTAGTCGGCACGTCCAAAAAAAGACGATGATTAATCGTTATCGTTATATGGATGAATTAACGAAGGTTTACAACAAATCTTACACGGAAGTCGCCTACAATCAATTTCACTATGACTTGGATCAGCATGACATGTCCTTTTGCATGGCCCTTGTCACGATTGATCAATTTAAAGAAGTGAATGAGCGTTATGGTCATTTAAAAGGTGATCAGTTATTAATTACGACGGCAGATTTTTTATCTGGTTATATGAATGGAAATGAAGTAATTATTCGACACGATGGAGCATCCTTTTTACTATTCTTACGGGAGAAGTATGCTAAAGGGGCGCAGCAACGCGTAAAGCAAATCATCAATGATTTTTCTGATCTGTGGGTAGAAGGTATTTCAGAAGAGATTATTCTTAGCATGTCTAGTGGGCTAATAAAGCTAGAAGAAAAGGAGAAGCAGCTAGCATCAGCGCTTGAGAGCGTAACGAAAGCATTAGCTCATGCAAAGCATCAGGGGGGCAATCAGCTTGTTGTCGCAGGTGATCATTTAGGAACCATTCAAAAAAAGATCAATATTGCCATTGTGGATGATGATGAAATTTTGCGAAATATTTTAGTTAGGCTAATTACGAAAATATTTGCCGAAAAAGATTATGATGTTCAAGTCGAAGCATTTCGTGAAGGACTCTCATTTTTAGCAAGTGATAGCTATCAGCAGGATGTTCCGTGCCTTGTCATATTGGACCGGATGTTGCCAAGATTGGATGGTTTATCTGTACTTAAAAGATTGAAGGAAAATTCACTATTTAATACGTACGTCCTAATGCTAACAAATCGGAAAAATGAAGAAGATATTATTTTAGCGCTTCAAAGCGGAGCCGATGATTATTTAACAAAGCCATTTAAGTATGAGGACTTAGAGTCTAGAGTAGCTATGCTTGTGAAAAGGATGGTTTAG
- the mecA gene encoding adaptor protein MecA yields the protein MEIERINENTVKFYASYIDIEERGFDRNEIWFNRERSEELFWEMMDEIHHEEQFAVEGPLWIQVQALDKGIEVVVTRAEISNDGKKFEVPVGENKKVDIPVDERIEALLDEQFSQQKEGEKEEDSLQFVIRFQDLEDIIALSHRVELSEVANRFFSYEGKYYLYVEFLEEHEEDKQLDHLVSLMLEYGHESNVTIHRLEEYGNEIMHENALSQIKGYFAPKK from the coding sequence GTGGAAATAGAACGTATTAACGAAAATACCGTAAAGTTTTACGCTTCGTATATTGATATTGAGGAAAGAGGCTTTGATCGCAACGAAATCTGGTTCAATCGCGAACGAAGTGAAGAATTGTTTTGGGAAATGATGGACGAAATTCATCATGAAGAGCAGTTCGCCGTTGAGGGACCACTTTGGATTCAAGTTCAGGCGCTTGATAAAGGAATTGAGGTTGTGGTCACACGAGCTGAAATTTCAAATGACGGCAAGAAATTTGAAGTACCAGTCGGTGAAAACAAGAAAGTCGATATTCCAGTGGATGAGCGCATCGAAGCATTGCTTGATGAGCAGTTCAGTCAGCAAAAAGAAGGCGAAAAAGAAGAAGATTCCTTGCAGTTTGTCATTCGCTTCCAAGATCTAGAAGACATCATTGCGCTCAGCCACCGTGTGGAGCTTTCTGAAGTAGCAAACCGTTTCTTCTCGTATGAAGGTAAGTATTACCTATACGTAGAATTTTTAGAGGAGCATGAAGAGGATAAACAGCTTGATCATTTAGTAAGCCTGATGCTCGAATATGGCCATGAATCAAACGTCACGATTCACCGCCTTGAAGAGTATGGGAACGAGATTATGCATGAAAATGCACTTTCGCAAATCAAAGGTTACTTTGCTCCAAAGAAATAA
- a CDS encoding ABC transporter ATP-binding protein, whose product MNKMAEKLLEIKNLKQHFDVGKGTVIKAVDGITFDIFKGETLGLVGESGCGKSTTGRTVIGLYKATDGEVIFNGENVHGKKNREQMKKFNRKMQMIFQDPYASLNPRMTVADLIAEGIDIHGLAKTKKDRLARVHELLETVGLNKEHANRYPHEFSGGQRQRIGIARALAVEPDFIIADEPISALDVSIQAQVVNLMKKLQRERGLTYLFIAHDLSMVKYISDRIGVMYRGRIVELATSDELYKNPVHPYTKALLSAIPLPDPETERTRVRKIYDPESHQYNGEEPELREVSPGHFVSCSESEFLTYKSQVHA is encoded by the coding sequence GTGAATAAGATGGCAGAAAAATTACTTGAAATTAAAAATCTAAAGCAGCACTTTGACGTTGGTAAAGGAACAGTTATCAAAGCGGTAGATGGAATCACATTTGATATTTTCAAAGGTGAAACGCTTGGTCTTGTTGGTGAATCAGGCTGTGGTAAATCAACGACTGGACGCACAGTTATTGGTTTATACAAAGCAACAGACGGAGAAGTCATCTTCAATGGCGAAAATGTTCACGGCAAAAAGAACAGAGAGCAAATGAAAAAGTTCAACCGTAAAATGCAAATGATTTTCCAAGATCCATACGCATCTCTTAACCCGCGTATGACCGTAGCGGATTTAATTGCTGAAGGTATTGATATTCATGGTTTAGCTAAAACGAAAAAAGATCGTCTAGCGCGCGTTCATGAACTTCTTGAAACAGTTGGATTAAATAAAGAGCATGCAAATCGTTATCCGCATGAATTTAGTGGTGGGCAACGTCAACGTATTGGGATTGCTCGTGCTCTAGCTGTCGAACCGGATTTCATTATCGCTGATGAACCAATCTCTGCACTTGACGTATCCATTCAAGCGCAGGTTGTTAACTTAATGAAAAAGCTGCAGCGTGAAAGAGGACTAACGTACCTATTTATTGCGCATGATTTATCCATGGTGAAATACATTAGTGATCGAATTGGCGTTATGTATCGCGGTCGCATCGTTGAGTTAGCGACGAGTGATGAACTATACAAAAACCCTGTTCATCCTTATACAAAAGCACTGCTTTCGGCTATTCCTCTTCCAGATCCTGAAACAGAACGTACGCGTGTACGTAAAATTTATGATCCGGAAAGTCACCAATACAATGGTGAAGAGCCAGAGTTACGCGAAGTATCACCTGGCCATTTTGTATCTTGTTCAGAATCCGAATTTCTAACATACAAATCACAGGTGCATGCCTAA
- a CDS encoding GNAT family N-acetyltransferase: MNWYEKLSKYFPVEEMKAKEHMEALLKERSDIYRKDEGEHHVLMYVEFDDFIFIDYLFVSAASRGQGLGHKLLGKLKERNKPIILEVEPVDYADSDSEKRLRFYKREGFHHAKTIGYRRRSLATNEINQMEILYWSPSEESEETILENMKRTYEMIHTYKDKEWYGSSYSPSHKVLTIDKDREDGDILADLK; encoded by the coding sequence ATGAACTGGTATGAAAAATTAAGCAAATACTTTCCTGTTGAAGAAATGAAAGCAAAAGAACATATGGAAGCCCTTTTAAAAGAGCGCTCTGATATTTATCGTAAAGATGAAGGCGAGCATCACGTACTCATGTATGTGGAATTTGATGATTTTATTTTTATCGATTACTTATTTGTTTCAGCTGCCTCTAGGGGGCAGGGGCTAGGACATAAGTTATTAGGAAAGCTCAAAGAACGAAACAAGCCGATTATATTAGAAGTAGAACCCGTTGACTATGCGGATAGTGATTCGGAAAAAAGACTGCGCTTTTATAAGCGTGAAGGCTTTCACCACGCAAAGACAATTGGTTATCGTCGACGTTCCCTAGCAACGAATGAAATAAACCAAATGGAAATTCTCTACTGGTCTCCGAGTGAAGAAAGTGAAGAAACGATTTTAGAAAACATGAAGCGCACTTACGAAATGATCCATACCTATAAGGATAAGGAATGGTATGGTTCATCTTATTCACCGTCTCATAAGGTATTAACTATTGATAAAGATCGTGAGGATGGAGATATTTTAGCTGACCTAAAGTAA
- the spxA gene encoding transcriptional regulator SpxA encodes MVTLYTSPSCTSCRKAKAWLEENEIPYTERNIFSEPLSIDEIKEILRMTEDGTDEIISTRSKTFQKLDVQLDAMPLQDLYELIQQNPGLLRRPIIIDEKRLQVGYNEDEIRRFLPRKVRTFQLREAQRLVNG; translated from the coding sequence ATGGTAACACTATACACATCACCAAGTTGTACTTCATGTCGTAAAGCAAAAGCTTGGTTAGAAGAAAACGAAATTCCATATACTGAACGCAATATTTTTTCTGAACCACTGTCAATCGATGAGATCAAAGAAATCCTTCGTATGACGGAAGATGGCACAGACGAAATTATTTCTACACGCTCTAAAACATTCCAAAAATTAGACGTGCAGCTTGATGCAATGCCGTTACAGGATCTGTATGAATTAATTCAGCAAAATCCTGGGCTATTACGTCGACCAATTATTATTGATGAAAAACGTCTTCAAGTCGGCTATAACGAAGATGAGATTCGTCGATTCTTACCACGCAAAGTGCGTACTTTCCAATTACGTGAAGCACAACGTTTAGTAAACGGCTAA
- a CDS encoding glycosyltransferase family 2 protein yields MVHTFLQIIMYVILIYTLIVISTYSVMFMISFFYVRRLRDLHPKNPYDVLVETTFTKPISILVPAYNEEKGIIGSVSSLLSIQYPEYEVIVVNDGSRDQTLETLIDHFELILIDHEYKPELQTKSVHAVYHSKLNPALYVVDKENGGKADALNVGINLSHFPYVCAIDADSVLERDAFLKVMKPILDEDEEVVAIGGSVRIANGCRIEGGEVMEIGLSKSPLVILQVIEYLRAFLMGRIGLSRNNLLLIVSGAFGVFSKKWVKVVGGYAETVGEDMELIVRLHRYICEEKLNLKIVYIPEPVCWTEAPESLSILRKQRTRWQRGLFESLWMHKKMIGNPHYGKIGLVSIPYFVFIELLGPIIEMMGYLLLIVFLIMGNLYVDFAIKLLLLNVLYGSILSAFAVTLEEWSFRKYPKLTHIWKLFLYSFTESFWYRPLTVIWRCEGLLQVLFRKKGWGDMVRKGVSS; encoded by the coding sequence ATGGTTCATACATTCCTACAAATAATCATGTACGTTATTTTGATTTACACGCTCATCGTCATCTCGACTTACTCCGTCATGTTCATGATTTCGTTTTTTTACGTGCGCAGGCTTCGCGATTTGCATCCGAAAAACCCGTACGATGTTTTAGTAGAAACTACTTTTACGAAGCCTATCTCTATTTTAGTGCCAGCATACAATGAAGAAAAAGGAATTATCGGCAGTGTCAGTTCCTTGCTTAGCATTCAGTATCCTGAATATGAAGTGATTGTGGTAAACGATGGTTCCCGTGATCAAACGTTAGAGACGCTCATTGATCATTTTGAATTAATCTTAATCGATCATGAGTATAAGCCAGAGCTACAAACAAAATCTGTTCATGCGGTTTATCATTCCAAACTCAATCCCGCTCTTTATGTTGTGGACAAGGAAAACGGAGGAAAGGCTGATGCATTGAACGTAGGAATTAATTTGTCTCACTTTCCGTACGTTTGTGCAATTGATGCCGATTCTGTGTTAGAGCGAGACGCATTTTTAAAAGTAATGAAGCCAATTCTAGATGAAGATGAAGAGGTCGTAGCAATTGGTGGCAGTGTCCGCATTGCAAATGGGTGCCGAATTGAGGGCGGAGAGGTAATGGAGATTGGCTTATCGAAGAGCCCTCTTGTCATCCTTCAGGTTATTGAATATTTACGTGCGTTTCTGATGGGACGTATCGGATTAAGCCGAAACAATTTATTGCTTATCGTATCAGGAGCCTTTGGTGTGTTTTCAAAGAAATGGGTGAAGGTTGTTGGCGGATATGCTGAGACAGTAGGCGAGGACATGGAGCTAATTGTACGTCTGCATCGCTACATTTGTGAAGAAAAGCTGAACTTGAAAATTGTTTATATTCCAGAGCCCGTATGCTGGACAGAAGCTCCAGAATCTTTATCGATTTTACGAAAGCAGCGAACACGCTGGCAGCGAGGGCTGTTTGAAAGCCTGTGGATGCATAAAAAAATGATTGGAAATCCTCACTATGGAAAAATAGGGCTCGTATCTATTCCTTATTTTGTTTTTATTGAACTTCTCGGCCCTATTATTGAGATGATGGGTTACCTTTTATTAATTGTCTTTCTCATTATGGGGAATTTATATGTAGATTTTGCGATTAAGCTTTTACTTTTAAACGTGCTGTACGGTTCTATTCTTTCCGCATTTGCCGTTACGCTTGAAGAATGGTCTTTTCGAAAGTATCCGAAGCTTACGCACATATGGAAGCTGTTTTTGTATAGCTTTACAGAATCGTTTTGGTATCGACCGTTGACCGTCATCTGGCGCTGCGAAGGACTGCTACAAGTTCTGTTTCGTAAAAAGGGATGGGGAGATATGGTGAGAAAAGGAGTATCATCTTAA
- a CDS encoding TerC family protein codes for MIVGIDVVLGGDNAIVIALASRNLPESERNKAILLGTGLAVTIRILLTILAVSLLAIPYLQLVGGILLLLIAFKLLTGNHDDTASIKGAQTLGTAVKTIVFADLVMGLDNVIAIAGASHGNILLVVTGLLISVPIIIWGSKVILYLMERFKSLVYIGAGILSYTAGTMIFHEKNLQPLFSELPHAFIVVHGGSVALVLFTGYVLNRIKLLLNKK; via the coding sequence ATGATCGTTGGAATCGATGTAGTACTCGGTGGTGATAATGCCATCGTGATTGCTTTAGCTAGCCGTAATTTACCTGAATCCGAGAGAAACAAAGCTATTTTGTTAGGTACAGGCCTAGCTGTTACCATTCGCATCTTGCTAACTATCCTCGCCGTCTCATTGCTGGCCATTCCTTATTTGCAGCTGGTCGGTGGTATTTTATTACTGCTCATTGCGTTCAAATTATTAACGGGCAATCATGATGACACGGCTTCGATTAAAGGGGCTCAAACGTTAGGAACAGCTGTAAAAACGATCGTTTTTGCCGATCTAGTCATGGGTCTAGATAATGTTATTGCGATTGCGGGTGCTTCTCACGGTAACATTTTGCTTGTCGTGACCGGATTATTGATTTCTGTTCCAATCATCATTTGGGGAAGCAAAGTAATTTTATACTTAATGGAACGCTTTAAATCTCTCGTATACATAGGTGCTGGAATTCTTTCTTATACAGCGGGAACGATGATTTTTCACGAGAAAAACCTTCAGCCACTATTCTCAGAGCTTCCGCATGCTTTTATCGTGGTGCACGGTGGCAGCGTCGCGCTCGTTCTTTTTACGGGATATGTACTCAATCGAATCAAATTGCTTCTCAACAAGAAGTAA